Genomic window (Drosophila albomicans strain 15112-1751.03 chromosome X, ASM965048v2, whole genome shotgun sequence):
TCTCCTGGATCTGTTCGTGCAACATGTCGTAGCGCATCTGATGATACAGATACGTATGGCAATTGGCATCGATTTCGGACAGTTGGCGATCCAATTCAGGGACCCGGAATCGCATGCGAAAGCAATAGCGAACGTTGCAGCTCAAATGTTCGCCAGCCAATTGCCATTTGTTGCAGttggcgctgttgttgttgctgctgctgctgtgcgagttgttgttattgctagagctactgttgctgctcccgctgctgctgtgctcgCGTATGCCGAACAACAATTGCGCCGCTGGCAATATCTCCATTTGGCGGCACATCATGCAGGAAATCTCCTCGGCGAGCAGTGTGGGCGCAAAGCGATCATAGTCGTCCTTCAGAAAGTTGTAGACGTGTATGTAGCCATCGTTGGCAATGTTCTGACTTGAGCTGCCGCCGCTGCGCAGCGACGACGCTGCcaggctgctgctgtccgCCAGCGAAGTGcgtccgctgctgctgtcgtccATTTCTTTCCTTTCGCGGCCACACAAGCaaccaaccacacacacacgcacacacactcgcactttTCTAATCAACAaatcgtgttgttgttgtggttgtcgtcGGTTGTTGCTTGCGTCGCCACCTCATTAATatgcagtttgttgttgttgttgctgttgttgttgttgttttccttttccttttttctcttgcacttgcaacacaaacctaacaaacaaaaatgtatataaaactATCTGCGTCTTTCgtgtgcacacatacacacacacacacagaggcgcacacgcacacgctataacaatttacaaatatataaatacaaaagacggagtactaaaaaaaaaataaagagtaaTATGCAGTAATagcaaattttttgttttttttttttttttgtgtgtggctgtCCAAGTTGCAAACTATCGATAACTTGTTGCAGCCCCCACCATGTTCGTGTTGTTTCCCAAcacagtgtttttttttttgggccaaAAACACTCTGGCAACGCTAACAGTGTCAGTTTTTATATAACCTCAAAAAACACTCGGCGTATagcaaaagcacaaaatacaaaaaattctaAGTAGCCGTGGGACAAACAgaccaaacattttttttctttcgtgctatttcatttgtaaattGACTGAACAAACGTAATTGCAACGTGTTATTACATCTTACATATACAATAGAGTAATCATGTCTGACTTTGAGAATCTATCCGGTAACGATAAGGAACTGCAAGAGTTTCTCATGATTGAGAAACAAAAGGCGCAAGTTAATGCACAGGTAACAGACACAAACTTGTATGCATAATGCCGgagcatattaagtaatacaACAATTGTGATTTGCATAGATACATGAGTTCAATGAAATTTGCTGGGAGAAATGCATTGGGAAGCCGAGCACCAAGCTGGATCATGCCACAGAGACGTGCCTCAGCAATTGTGTGGATCGCTTCATTGATACCTCGCTCCTGATCACACAACGTTTTGCACAAATgctgcaaaagcaaagtgGGGGCATGTAATTGCTGCAAACGCaattgcaataacaacaataatactgTGTGGCGTAagaagtacaacaacaacaactgctgtaATCAATTAGTTGGACCGTTAGTGGAGCGCACATGTTCGATAGCTATGTGTGTGGAGGCTGGCCAATCAATCGAATACCCTTGTGTTCCGTTTTACTATCGTTTATCGTTTAACAccgcaataacaacaacaaccacaacaaaaccaaacaaaataactttacacgtaatttctaaaaatttaccATGTAAGAAGCGTTAGAAGAGTTTTTGCTATTacccttttcttttctctttttttgtggcttcCGAATATATTCTTTTGGACACAAAACGGTGCTAAATTTATCCTCTGTCGTTTCACCGTGCAGCGACCGAAACTTTAAAATTccgaaaccaaaaaaaaaacccgagAGCAAGAAGAAAGAATAAcacaaatcacacacacacacacaatctgAAAGACGAAAAGAAACGCAAGATGAACTAGGAAAAAATACATTGTactatattgtttttttttttgttgttaattttttctcgcattttttttgggttcTTCCAAGGTTGAGAATGTTtgataaaagataaataaacattacAACAATGTTAACTAACTAACGACgtatcgtcgtcgtcgcctcGTTGTTGCTATGTTCTTTTTTCAGCTGTCGATACAAATCAATCATCTTGCTGCGCTCCCCCTCTAGCATGTTGCGTGTGGCAGCTGGCAAATCTTTACGCTTGCCCTTCAGTTGTTGTTTCGTTGGCGTAGCATTCAgcagcttcttctttttcgcCTTGACGGGCGACGACGAAGTTGATGATTCAACAGTGTCTGCGCTCGATGTGGGTTTCTCCATCAGCGACTTGAGCAGAAGATTCGATTTGCTGCCTGGACGCGGCACAGTCTCGTTTTTGGCCGCCTTCCGTGGCAGCGTTTTAAGCGTGGGCGGCGCATGCACAATTTCGCCAAATTTGAAGACATCACGTTTGTATTCGGTAGGCCCAGCAGTCTGCAAATAGGAATAGATTACAAATAATGTTCAAATATGCTTCGTGCTCTTTTGGTGCGTGTCTTAGCTAGGCACATAGTATTATGGTTTGTGTCTGCACTAAGCACCGATTGATATGCATTCTcacctcatcatcatcgtcgtcctcTTCATCTGCTTCTTTGTAGGCACGCTTAATCAGCTCCTTGCTGGTCTTCGCATCCATTAGATTTGCCGTCTTCTTCTGTTGCTTCTTGCGTCCACTCTTCGCTAGGTGGCGCtccttttgcttctgcttgaGCAGCTCATCGATCTCGTTCTTGGGACGCTTCTGAACCGTTATTTCGCCTGTCTGCGGATTGCGTATCACATTCACGCCGTATTTGGCCTCGTATTGTGCTTCGCGCACCGATGCGCTTGTCATTCGATTCACACGGCGCAAATAGTCCTCGTCCGTTTCATCGGCCAGCTGCTTAATGTTGGTATgtttattattgctattggATTGCGATTTCTTTGGCAGcttcgatgttgttgctttgggCACATCCTCTTTGCCCACAGCTCCGAATTTGAGCTTTTTGCCTGCCTTGGCAGTGTCGGCCAAACGTTTGAACTGCTGAAATTTGTAAGAACCGCGTTGATCGTCTTTTTGAGTGGGCGGATTGTTTGTCACATTGGCTAGTCTAAAAAAcgtattgtttaatttaaatatgctatGGATCTTCTTTAAGCTACTTACTTCTTTTCACGCTGTTCGATTTGCTGCAGCGGGTCACGAACACCGTGATGTTTTCTCACAGGAATTTTACGCTTTCGAGCCATTattataacaaaacaaaaaaaaataaacgaaatgcgtttgaacaacaaataaatgtcaGTGACTCGTGGTCACGTTTGTCAACTGACAGCGTGATCAGCTGTTTGCGGTTACTACATTGCCGATATGTATCGATAAATGGCTAGGCATGCCCCATCAATTATCCTATTGGTTATACTTATCAGATTAAAAAGCAGTAGTGCGACGACacaagaaaaatactaaattaaataaaagttcaaAAATTCGCATAATTTTACAAGAAATTGTGTGAAATATTCATTGTAGTGTAGCCAGCTTTTAGCTACGCCAGTAGTTTTTGGTACTTTTCAAATAATCGTTTGTGGTCACACTGCTTGCATTTGCCGTGCGGTCGGCTGTGCGAATGAATGCTCGCACTGCGCATGCGTCGATTtcagcagacagacagaacgGCAGACTGtccgacagacagacagactggcaggcaacggcaaaggcaaaggcaaagcgaGGCAGTCAGCAGAGCCAGAGCAGCCAGCCAAAGTAACTTGCGAGCTtataagagagagagcagaaaatccgtaatatatacatatatacaacatatatatTCTCAACGTGCTTCATGCCAAACGCAAACCGTaactgtaatttattttattaaacacagcaaaaaagtaatacaaaaaatgccTGAGGCCAGTGCCAAACGCATGTCCTTTCTTAACGTGTGAGCGTGTATGTAAAttccaattgcaatttcaatttgtgatacacatatttaacaaaaaaaaaaaaaaaaacaatggtagttacaatattttgatgtcacacacacgcagatgTAACTACGAAAAATAGTGTGTACATATATCTCTTCTCTATGTACAGTGTAAGTGTGTGCAtatgtaacaaaaaaaaaaaaacaaaaaattaaaaaacggTCCTCTCGGGTCTTTGCGATTGATGATTAtctgtgtggttgtgtgtgttgtattttttcttcaattttttataCGGTCCATATTATGTATGCAGCAGTACATACTTAACTATGTAGATGTATGTTCGTATGCATGTAAGCGAGGGATgttgtttaaaaatgaatagtGATGAGTGCCCTGCTGAACATCAAATACAACtctatatgtgtatgtgtatctctctctgtgtatgtgtgtatgcctCTGcccgtgtatgtgtgtgtaacgTGACAGCCGCAGCATCAGCTGCCCCAAGCGTCAGTGAGCTCATAACGGTGCGCGAAAACGACgaaaccttttttttatcCAACGTTTTTCtgcattctcttttttttaacgtTCGGGAGTGAGTGAAAACTTTCAACAGACAACAACCGACCTGAACAATAGGAAACTGACAAAACACATAAAAGCATACTTGTAGGCGCATAAAAAATCTCATCATACATTATGTACATCAGATGTAAGCATAAGAGTGTATACATACTTATGTACTGACTTAATTCGCATTGGCGGCAAATTCAGCAGCAATGTTTAATTATGCCACACATACATtagaaaaatgtatgtatttctcacacacatttacatgtATGTAACAAAGTTTGCTGGGTTAAGCTAAAAATAGCATTAatgcaaaataacaaaacatacaaacgtaataaaataaatcaatgtcTCTTGCAGATGTAcatatctatatgtatgtacatgaatacatacatatgtacaattaATTTAGCAGGTCTCTAAGTACATCAGTTTGTACATCCGGCTTGCACGTCATTTAACGGGACCccaagtacacacacacatatacatcgCATACAGCAAAATCACAACGCAGCGATGCGCGTCAAGGTCATCGCATAAATTTATCGGTGTGTCGCTCAAGCAAACTtgaagaacacaaaaaaacacaaaaaaaaaatcgaaatggaaATCGAAAAAGTACTTTATGGTAGATActacaatcacacacacatctactAGCActcttggtattttttatagcatactttaaTGAGCTCTGcatgtgcgtgtatgtgtgtgtatatacatgTGCGACCTGCACGTGTAACCTACAtctaaatgtatgtgtgtgtttgtgcgtgttAGTGAGAgatatgtaaatgaaatacacACATCGTTGATGATTACACCACactatatgtgtatatatgtagatatggatgtgtatgtgtaataAGTCGTTTGGATTTAATTCAAGTCTTACATATAAGCTGGCATTTAAGAACATTTCATTGTGCATATCAATCATATGCCAcgtgtaattattataattgctgctgccaaagcagcaacagcaacagcacaatataaattacttattGAACGAATGAACGACCGAACGAACGCAGCCCAATCAATTGGCCCTGTTTAggcgaaacgaaatgaaacgacaAACGACAGGATAAGAAGAGTAGCGaacagaagagaagagaagaaggcTGTGCAGTAATCGGCTTGTAATGCCAAGCAGCACGAGGTGATTGAACTTGCCGGCGCTGCCAACCTTTCCCCACCCCACCCCATCACGCTGCCCACTCTTCATCCTCACTCGTCGtcttcaacacacacacacacgcgcacattTGCGTTCTCATTTGTTCATCAGCTCTTTCTTAGTCGTTCGCTCTTCTTCTTTCGCACTTCGATTGCTGGCAGTAAAAGCAATATGCATTGCAATGCTAAGGAAATGCAAGTTTGATTAAATTCGAATGTTACATTTCTATTTAACTGTGCTGCTTAAATAAAgttcagcttcaactttaaCTTTCTTAGCCTACTTTGTGGCGCTTGccataacattttatttattaattataaataaatgctcaATGCTTGATCGCGACACACACatctacatacacacacatctatgtatatacattttgaGTGAGCTGCAAGTTGAACAAGATGTCGCCACTCAAATTAGCAAGTGATATTGACGCTGAGCGTCAAAGAGGGCAACAAATAATTGAGCACGCCGCGCTCTCTTCAACAGTGTTGCCCTTTTgctcaatttttttatttgtgaatgtgtttttgtGAACTTCATTAAGAGAGCATTTCGAATTTGGGGGAAAATGGTCGCTGGAAGCATAAGCATTAATTATTGCTGAAGcgtttttaaatgttttcttttttttactcgCAGATCGCAAGCAATGagctttttaatttgaattttcgttttgtttttgtttcgtgCTTTGATTTATAATATGGCAACACTGCTGCGCGCCGCTCTCAAGGAACTACGACGAAGAGGCAGACAGAGAGGCAGGCAATTAGtttgctcgctcgctcgcacGCTCAGTTAgccaggcaggcagtcagagtcagttgttgttttttgtgggGGGCGCGCGGGTGTCACGCATAAAGcatataacataaatttgttcaatttcAACTCCAAactattacaaaattaaaaaagaaactgtaaccaaacaaaaagaatacccaaaaataatacacacaATTTTTGAATAGCTGCCGTTTCCAACATAATTCagcatatatgcatatttatgtatgtatatatagattgCGTGTGTGCCTGAGAGCAGAGAACTCGCTGAAATAGCGAAAAAGCAGCgcatatttgtatgtgtgtgtgtgtttgtgtttgtgtagcCTGGCAGACAGCGCAAAGCGGACATAGTGGACAGAggacagcagaaaaaaaatcagaCAATAGTCGCGGCGTTGCCcgcaaacaacatttttgggcGACAAAAATTTCGACATCGCAacggttttttgtttttgtactttttttgtattttattttgctgttttgctgcgtgtgtttgtgtgtgtgagtgtctgtgAGCTGTCAAAGTTAATTATGTGAACTATAATGAGATGTGCAAAGATCAATTAATATACTCAATTTCAACatcaaacattaaaatatatgttcaATAACCATTAttactccacacacacacacacatacgcattcAGATGTGTgataaaaaaacataaatgtaaaggagtgaaagagagagaaaagcaaaaaacgaTAATAGCAACAAAGTGGCAgacaacgcaacgcaaaaccaacaagaataaaaatatattgaaaactataataaatagCAACGTTTAGTATACGCAatatacgcatacatatgcactcagtgtgtatgcatgtattaGTGTGCATTTTGTATAACAAATCGTATAACAGAAATATTACAGCCAAGCTTATAACACAAACAGTGATAAATAGAGTTTAACGACATTcaactaaacacacacaagcaaaagGCTCAAAAACTGCAgccacaataacaataacaacaagaaaaacaaaatcaaaaataataataacaagaacaacaaacaatataaaatatactatatatacaacagCCACAAAATGCCAGTGAAAAAGCAAGGTAAGAAATCAAGAATATTTCTTCACAATCATATCTTgatgcttttatttattttccacaaaattcatttaattacacgcatttgtttactttagatgaaagaaaacattttgcgGTTTATTGACtatatgcaataaataaatattccgAGTCCatataaattctatatatgtacatacatatatagtataaacaattgaataaCAAGTCGATCAAATGCCAGCCAAAAATTATTACGAGTTCATTTCGCACGTCaagctttctttttttttgtctgtttcATTATAGCATACGATTTGTGTTAGAAATGTTTGTCAAGCACATTTCCATATGTGTTATGcatattatttgaataccctgtacaaataatttaaaggtGTCAATTGATTAGCTGTTGAATAGAtactttgtttgttttgctataTCGAAAGTGttttataataacaatttcatattgcactttaaaattaatatttgctttggaaatatatacaacatCTTTCATAGCTTTAAATATTACGATTTTTGTTGAAAGATTCTAATTTTGGAACTCTTTTTAATAACACAAAGgttaaatataaacttttattagtttttttctttgtattatCTGTCATTGGagtcaataaatatatttcgcaAACTTTTctgaatttaagaaaataatttcttagtaATTATagaacttttattttcttcttttacaTTCTGTTTGTTTACacaataagtaaattgtattataatgtttaattaacaGAAATAGCAGATTTACTATAACATCAGTTGGTTGGATTtatctattaaatatttatttattttattttatagaaaacttgaaaatttaGGAAATGTGATTAGTAttagaattgaattttttttcttcactttatcaaaagtattttgttatataattcAAGTTTACTGATTGAAATTCCGCATcaatttcagaaatatttgattttaaggagccgtgcaaaaaaaagaagcaattTTAAAAAGTCTTTTCCTATTCACATTGTCATGGGCATAATATTATAGTATacatattatagtatatacgtATTTCGATTATATGGCTGCTGTGCAATCCACAGGCATCATCATGTCCATTGCACCAAAAACTAAGCGCACAATAAATAGAAGAAATATaccgacgaaaaaaaaagaaatcgagATGCAAACGTTGCCAAACTTTTTGAAATGGGCAATAAATGAAGGTCAACATAAGCATGTGACGTGCTTACAAAAGACGCCTAAGATGCTCATGTAATAAATTACAGAAAGCTATATCTGGTAGATATATTTGTGTCTGTCCGACTTTATGGCAATGTCATGCAATAATGCTGTGCGCTGACCCCAAGGATCTAATAACTCGCAGTATTCTGTTCTTCTCGGGGTTCGGGGTTGCCAAGCGACAGACAATAAGAGAGACAAAAGGTTAAGCATAAATAGTTTGGACCTGGTCAGGTTGGTCAACACACTGGGAATGCGAAGGGGAAGGAGAAGGGGGGACTGCTAATTttgctttctgttttttaaGTCAatctttattgatttattgaacacacacacttgggTTGGTTGGCTAGTTGGGTTGGCTGTTCAAACACCATCAGTTCAGCGTTGTCTTCACGCTGCACAAGTTGTGAGTGGTTgggaatacaaaaaaaaagcaaagaaaagatGGATTCAGACAGCGATTCGGATAGAGAGAAGAGCAGCGATCCGAATGAAGAGTTGCTCAGCAGCGATGACAAAACATTTCACGACGATGTCGATGAGGACTCCTCCGTTGGtgtcgatgacgatgaggatgacgatgataacgataacgataacgatgaTAACTCTTCCTGCGATGTGCCCGCTGACCCAATTAGGCAACAAATCGATGCCCCTCAAGCCGAGCAACTGCTCGTTGTGCTCATGCAAACGGAAGCCATAGAAattcaacatcaacagcagcaacagcaacaaatcgATGTCCAAGtcgaggaggaagaggagcaTCAGCCACTGGCTGCCATCACTGAGGTGCCGCCAATTGCGAAAGTACCTCAAAgggaacgggaacgggaaagggaaagggaaccTCTGTTGGTCAAGTACAGCGACAGCGTGCGGGAGTCCATCGAATGCTTCTATTCCGCCCAGGATCTGCTCGAGTATGGTCACATGTTGTCCTCGTCTGCTTCAGCGGAGCAACAGCGCACTCCCGATGTGGAGTCCGGGTACTTTGACAAATCCGAGAGCGATGATGTGTCGCGTGATGAATTCGAAGCCATCTCCTCGGGTAGCTTGCGGCGTCCGAAGGATTCGCAGTTGGGTGCCTTGGGAGGCGCAGCGATCGAGAGCAGCTCGGAGAGTTTGCGCATGGAGTTGAGTCGCTTTTGCAGCTCCATGGAGGCTTTTGAGCGGCAGCAACTTGAGGCAGAGCCACAGTCGATGGACTTTAACACGCAAGGGGAACAGTTGGAGGAGCATCACGGGAATAGAGCGGGCCACAGGGAGAAGAAGGTGGAtcaggagcaggaggaggggACAGCGGATGAACAGTTCCTCGATACACAAAGTGAGCCATATATTATGCAGGTGTATCGTCTAGGTAATTGCCTAGGAATGGACGTATAACACCCCAAAAGTATTTTAGCGAAAGCGTGAGGAAGAAGAAGCTAGATGCTAGAGATGACAGAAGGCATTGAAATAGAAAGGAGAGTAGAAGACCGATATATAAATGGGAATTCATAGGATATATAtctgcaataataatattgtacatCTAAATATGGGAATATTCACCTATATTCGAAAAGTTTCTATGGttaatagaaaaatgtatttattataaattagaaTTGAATTCTAGGGAAAGCCTTTTCCATAAATATCTATCATACAcacaaagaaaagaataaaatctttaatCAAGATTGTATGAAGTCAAAAGTGACCCAAGaaggttttttttaaatcaaaattaatattctacAAAAAATCTAGACTACTTCAttttcaagattataatcttgacacaacaacaacaaaaatgaggttctaattttaaagatCGGAACATTTCCaacattttaagaaacaataacaaaattcttttttttttcttaaaatcgaaaagttcttaaatccAGATTAGGAATCTccttttcaatctagaataaaGAATTCTTGAAGCAAGaattaaatcttaaaataaaatgtttttaaatttaattttttaattcaatttagcataaaaatcatgatttaagattttttttaatctacaaatcttatttcaagattgtttttgtttaagatcgataaaatcttaaatcaagatgtGAAATCTACTTTGCAATTTAGatgtttttctctctgtgtagcTTTGACCAATAAAATTGGTCAAAAgtcagcaaaatgcaaattatatcagcattaaaaataatattgattatgatatattataataaattagttCTTAGTAACGTTTACTGTAATCTTAGGAAACTTTAACTATTTGTCGCTTCATTTTATATTGCACTACTCGTAATAATTTAAGAGCTGTAATTTGTGAAAcatagatttatttattttgcaaattattgataaaaaattctgttttttataggaatttccatttattttattttacacagctcgtaataataattgaagagctgaaatttgtgcaaaatgattttttttttttgcaaattatttatattcattttatcttttaatacAAGTAGgaatttcacttaattttttttttttccaaaactCGTAATATAACATTGAAGAGttgaaatttgtgaaatatggattgatttattatgcaaattattgataataatttcagtttttactatggattgatttattttacaaattattgataatctGTTTTTACTCAAagatgatatatatataagaatttcaaatgcatacttaatattaatgtCATTTGTTATCTTTTCTTGGTCTTTGCAGAAGCTCATCGAGCTCTTGAGCTGCTCGAAGACTATCATGCACGTCTGTCGGAGCCACAAGATCGTGCCCTGCGTATAGCAATCGAAAGAGTCATCCGCATCTTCAAGTCCCGCCTCTTTCAGGCTCTGCTTGGTGAGTACTTTGGATTGTGGTTTCGGTTTCTAGAATTGTGAATCGTATTGTGGCATGGAATTGACTTTCAGCTGATTCTGGCTAaatacaaaacagaaaaaaaagaaagagaggaaCCGTTAGAGAAGCACTTATAACTTGATATGCTCGCATTCTCGTattcgaagtcgaagtcgttTGTCGCACTCGTTAATTCAAGTGCCAGTCGGTTGCATAAACAAACGTTTCCAGTTCACATTGTGTATACATAAGTgcgcatatatgtatgtatatactgttatgtgtgtgtgtatgtattgtgTCTCTATAGAGATACTCGTGTACTCGGCATATTGGCATCTCTGCTGTGACGTCGACAGGAAATTAAATGAGCACATTCAATTTTACATTTAGGCCACTTGACTTTTGttatagcacacacacacacacacacacacacacacacacacatacaccgacacacacacatacaccgtCAGCATATTGATTGGTTAGCCATCATCccacatttccatttccattccctTACCCATCGACCTCTGACCTGAAAAGTGCGCTAAACTTTGTTGCACACTGTCCTTTCTCTTCGTCTCCTCCACTCCCCTCCTCTaatctttctccctctcttcttgtgttattgttgcagTTGACAGCAGCATTTTTCTGCTACTCAAATTGTGTTTTGTTCAATTTGTATCACAATTCTCATTCTCTCTACGAAGAATCGTATTCAGATTTGTACACAGATTTGTAGTGATTAGTGTGACCAGGCTTAAACAATAAGTTATTTTGCTgtgctttgcattttgtgaCTTTGACTAAAATGTGAGAGTACActgcaaaaaattgaaagtcttaaatgaattaaaggTATGTTTATTTTGAAGTTTACAGttgaaataatgaataaattaattaataaatttatatttattgtagaTAGTCCCAAATCGGATTGGAGTGCTCGATATCTAGTTAGATCGATAAA
Coding sequences:
- the LOC117574610 gene encoding mitochondrial import inner membrane translocase subunit Tim8, whose product is MSDFENLSGNDKELQEFLMIEKQKAQVNAQIHEFNEICWEKCIGKPSTKLDHATETCLSNCVDRFIDTSLLITQRFAQMLQKQSGGM
- the LOC117574598 gene encoding uncharacterized protein LOC117574598, giving the protein MARKRKIPVRKHHGVRDPLQQIEQREKKLANVTNNPPTQKDDQRGSYKFQQFKRLADTAKAGKKLKFGAVGKEDVPKATTSKLPKKSQSNSNNKHTNIKQLADETDEDYLRRVNRMTSASVREAQYEAKYGVNVIRNPQTGEITVQKRPKNEIDELLKQKQKERHLAKSGRKKQQKKTANLMDAKTSKELIKRAYKEADEEDDDDDETAGPTEYKRDVFKFGEIVHAPPTLKTLPRKAAKNETVPRPGSKSNLLLKSLMEKPTSSADTVESSTSSSPVKAKKKKLLNATPTKQQLKGKRKDLPAATRNMLEGERSKMIDLYRQLKKEHSNNEATTTIRR